The Leishmania mexicana MHOM/GT/2001/U1103 complete genome, chromosome 25 genome contains the following window.
CTGCGAACACTGTTGTGTGCCTACTCGCGGTGACTCGGCTCGTAGCCTGCCGCCCACGGCAAAGGTGCCACGGCGTCTCGCCAGGAACACCTCCGCcctggccgccgcctcctgtAAGAGTGCTGACTCGAAGATGTGCAGCGTCAGATCCAGCTGGgaaaagagggaggcgcgcacgaggaggtgcagcgtgGCCACCGCATAGGGAAGCCGCCGCAGACCTGTGAGAGTGTCGATCGCGTGTCTCAGCCGCGCGGATGCCGTCGGGTGCTGCCAGCACCACTCGAACTTCAGCGCGGCTCGATCGTCAGGGAAGCCCGAGACACAGCAGACGATTGTCCACGGCCGACCACGGCGGCCCGTGCGTCGGGCGCCGTTCACGAGCTCGCCAttgtgctgccgcagccgtcgcagGGGGTTCACGGTGTAGCCAATGTAGAAGTCGCCGTCGCACTGAGGGTCGAGACTGGTGAGCAAGTACACGCAGTGGAAGCGCGTGTCCATCGCCTGCCAACGACTCAGCGCATGTAGTGGGTGTGGATGCTAAGGGTGTGCTTGCTTGTATACGCGCAGGCGTGTCAATCGACCGCGAAGCTCTTcgccctcgctctctgtaCGCCTTGGTTGCCAGTGCGACGCTCACAGACAGAGGAAAgatggagaggaagggagtgCGAGAGTGCCTGAGCAACGacgggaagaggaggacaaggACAGGAGCAAAGagctcggcatcgccgcccgACGACGTGCCTGGGTGTGTGCTAAAGGTGATGGCGTCTGTGAATGTGTGCTCTgggcgcgcatgcgtgttttttgagaggagggggaagggggagagaggttGATGAGGTGGTGAGCAGCGAAGGGTTCCCACCCTACCAACGGGAACCTAGTGTCGTCACACCGgggaaagaggggagggggtgtgtgcgcgtcccCCAGCCCTCCACTGCGTCCATGAATGAGGCCAAAGGTAAAGGGGACATCGGGGGAGACACAAGGAGGAGTGAAAGAGATGGAAAGCAGTCAGGCTACGGGCACCGTCGCCCGCCGTGGCTCTCCCCCTCAGTCCCTGTGTACTGTGGCTCGTCTTACGGACCTGCACTTCTGATTACTAACAcgcccagcagcggcgcatcaaCACGCACGTACCACACAACTCGCCACAGACTtccccgcacccgcacacacgtacacgcacccAATCGCAAACAAACCCGctggaaggagagaggacaagagaaggcgaggaggagcagtttgacacgcacgcacgcacgcacaacatCAAGTGAAGCCCAtaaagaaaagaaaaatgtATAGAAAAAGGGGAAAACACCCCTATAGCcgacgtgcacacacacacacacacatacacagtGGCACCATCAGTGAGCTGGCGGCATAGGCTGgcccccaccgccatcacccgCCTTCTGTGATGTgttcctctctttctctctcgcttacTGGCAGCCCATCCACCCCCACCACAAACAtggctaccaccaccaccatcaccgccatcCACAGTCATCGAAGGAATATGCCAGCGCCGTTCACCCGGTATAGGTGCACCAGGCTCATAGCACATGCGTCTGTATGGTGCGGTGTAGATGTGTCAGGTACTCATCGTAGCCCATCTTGCTCGTGCCCATCTCCTCCTTGAGCTCCTTGAAGAAGGCGTCCTCAGAGCGCTCGCCGTGGTGAATCACAATGAGGCGCCGCATGCCATCCTCGCGCAGCATGAGGGCGTACAGGACGttgcgcaggcgctcgcTGAAGCACTCCTCGCCTGGCCCTCCGGCTACACACACGGATGCTGCATCAGGGGTGCCAAACAACGTATTCGCGATCTTCGGCGGCACATTTTCGCCAATCCACATGTACACAAGCCGCGCTTGCTCGTCACATAGCGCGTAAGTGCCATCTCGCGCTACGCTGTCGAAGAGCAGCTGACGATGATGCGGCAGAATGCAATTTCCTGTCGTCACGTCCAGCGTTCCGATCGTCGGGTCGCTCTCTAGGTCGTCCAGGCAGTAGAGGGACGGGTATAGGTAGCTGAGTAGCTTGTACGCCGGCATCGCAACGAGGTCGAATATGCTGGCCACGCGGTGGTCAATGTGCACAACGGTGCCCTCCGTCAGCGCGTCGGACTTCATCAGGCAGAGCAGATAGACCGGGAGCAACTTCAGCCGTGGCGGCATCAGAAGCGTATTCTTCTTATCGCGGGCGGCGGTCTTGATGTCCTCGTACTCGCCACTCAACTTGTCCGAAGCGCAGTACTGGCGGTAGGAGGAGAAGGCCTTGATGAGGCGGTCCGTCATTCCCtggcgcgcctgctgcggccCTTTGTTCACCGCCTCTACCATGATATCCTGGATGAAGCCAAACAGGATCGCCTCCAGGTCCATGTTGCGGAAGAGAACGgtcaaggaggaggcgacgcgcAGCCGACACGACTGCACCCGCACCCGACGGTGCCCAGAGCGAGTGGTGTACAGCAGCGCGGTCTGGAAATGGGCGTAGTTGTCCTTCGGTAGATGGTCCTCGTGCGCGAACTCCACAAAAAACGTGGAGCCGCCCGTGATGCTGGCCAGATCCATGTCCTGCACCGTCTGGGAGAGGTAGTGGCCCCGGTAGCGCTGCACATGGAGGCCGGTGCTGCACCGAACGCGCAGAATGCCAGCGTACCCGGCCTCCTCcgtgagcagctgctgcatggAGGCGCTCACCTTGGTGTTATCGACAAGTGGGTCGTAGTTGCTAAATAGAAAGACGCGACCGTTCGTCACGTGGCACACGTTGGACAACGTCACCAGCTCACAGTATCCCGTGGCGAACATGAACAAGTCAAAAGAAATCtgctgcctcgccgccgcggttgCCGTGGTCGTCCAGAAGCCTTCGATGGGTCGCAGCAACTCCTTCTCGCGATCGGTGCCGTAGAGCTTGTGCTGCTCGCGAAGCACGATTTGTCCTATGCCGCGCTGCGGGTGCCGGCTCGCGCACATGATCACACGCCCACCATGCTGGCCCGCCAACACCAGCGttgccgccttcaccgcaGCACCGAGTGCACAGTCCGACTCGTCCACGTTCGCAGCCATACGTGGCAGCCGACTCAGGAAGGCCCCCAggcgctccagctccgcccCCACCTCCATCCAGCACAGGCCCGTgaagggcagcggcacaaaCGGGTTCTCGACGTCCGGGACGCACATCTGCGGCATATCGGGGTGGCGGAAGTCGTAGAAGTGCAGCTGCGAGGCGAATGTAATGAAAGACACCTTGCACTCAGGCGTCAGCTCCGCCATGCGCTGCAGGGCAGCCCTAATCGCCTCCGCGTAGTCGGAAAGAAACCGCTGCCCCGCGTCACGCGAGATGTCGATGAGAAACAGATGATGCAGCGGCCGACTGGGCAGCACAACGTTGTCCtcggtgcgcagcgcgtaCTCTGGGAAGTCATCAACGTCGAACTCCACACTCCCGAAGCCCATTTCCGGGTGATCCGCCGCGTTCACCCGACGCCCCATTCCATCAACGGCGTCCAAGTCGTCGCCGATGACATCGTTGGTCACCTCGCAGAGCGGGCACTCCCACTTGCGGCCCATCTCGAGAAGTCGGGCGTGACAGCTCATgtagccgcggcagcggtggcagcgcacAGGCGGCTTTGGCTGCTtcaccagcggcaccacctccttgTTGTGGAGCGGCTGGCACAGCGGTGAGAGAATGGCACCGAACGGGATGTGACTATCCTTCACAAGTCGCTCCTCGCCCGGCGCACACAGCATGGAGGGGCGAAAGAACTTCGAGTTGGCGTTGCCGTTGTCGAGGCCAAGAAAGTCGACAGTGGCGTAGGGCGGCTCGTTCGTGCACGTCAAGTACTCGATCGGTGCACCGCTCTTGCGGGGGATGCTGCGCTCCGGGTTCGGCACGGAGCACACGTTCACAATGCGCGTCGGCGGCTGTCGAGCCAAGGCGCGCAAGGGACGGTTGTTGCCGCGAGCACCACTGCCCAGCATGGCGTCGCTGTACGGCTGAGTCGGCTCCGGCGGTAgttgctgcgccaccggctCAGGTCTTGCGGAGGAAGGGGCTGGGTATGGGTCActggccgccgcagctgtggATGAGGTGCCGCGTGGTGGCGGATAGGCTGAGCCTGGCGCTGAGGGTGCGGGCTGCCGGGATggcgcggaggcggtggcaacGGCTTGATAGCCGTAAGAGTTGTATCCAGCCACGGACGGCGCAGGTGCGGAAGATGGTGACGCCGATGAGTTGATAGACAGCGCGTTTGCACATGAGGCTTGCGCGctcgtcgcggcgctgccgtatGGGTACGCAGAAgctggtgccgcagcggcgctcggcGCAGCCCCAGCCGTGTATCCGTAACTGTCATAGCTGTACGACGATGGTCCAGCGGGAGCgggctgctgtggcggcgctgcagcctgCTGAGTGGCACCGCCGTAGTAGCTCGCCTGCGCGCCGTGGCCTTGATTGGGGTCATGATAAGAACTCGCAGCCGGCGTGCCTCCAGAGGCCGCAGCGGACCCGTAAGCCCCGTAGCCGCCATACCCGCCCCCGTACGGGTTCGACGAGTGGCCTTGCGGGTTGTACATGGTGCAGTGAGCACGCGCAAAACGCGCAGACTTTTGAAGCACAACGGCGTGAGTGCGAAGCGGAAGGGAAGTGAGCCGGGTAGACAACCGTGCGAGAGTGGGCGCTTGTATGCCTTTCCTGTGCCTTCACGTATCAACGACGGGATTCATAgagcgagtgcgtgtgcaaTGCTGAGGAGGCGCGAGTGAGTGAGCAACGCGAACCAGTCAAgaagggcggcggggggcgggaggATCGCGGCAAGTGACAAAAGACGgaggagcaagagagaggggtggatGGTGTcgtgcgcgccggcggcagaCAGCCGTGGTCGCACAACAGCAACTCCAGAAAGTGCCCCGACCAACGTGAACGCAAGCACATgcaaagcgagagagacgcacacggaAAGCACGCACCTGCACTACATAGAGCGAGTTAGGGTTGCTGCCGATGCTgatggggggagaggggggcgtgtacgtgtggaGTCCCTGAGGGGTAGAGACGGTGTTGAGAGTAAGAAAGAGGACGAAGGGAGTcgcgagtgtgcgtgtgcgtgtgaggagGGGGTAGGAGAGGTGTCCACACAATCGAAGTAAAAATGAGGGAGGAAGCTACACATAGAAGTATGTACATCAGTCCAGTAAGGAGGCAAAGGATAAGACGAACGAATGGGCGCCGTGAGCACAACGCTACACCTCTGCGTCACGGCTGTCGCCACGCAGCACCACGTAGGTCGGTGGctgagcggcagcaccgacgACAATCACCTTGAACAGCGACTCATACCGCACATCGGAGAACTCGGAAAAGGTGACACTCACCTCAAGACGGCCAGACTCACCGCCCAACGACGCGGCAGGGACGACGCCTTCTAGCGGACTAAGCGAGAACCGCGCCGGTTCATCCGCGTACACGAGGTCAGGGCGACCCTCCGCGGGCGGCGCCACTTCAGGCATCTCCACGGCAGCCTTCACCTTACGCGTAATCGAGTCGCACTGGCGCTGGGTAGCCGAGACGCCGAactgcgtcgtcgtcgtatTGGCCACCAAAAGACACTGTGACACAGCAGGCGAGAAGACAGTCGCCTCGCCGTAGCTCAtgccctgccgctgctgaagccGGAACGTCCGCATCGTCTCCTCGTCGGTGTCAGTGACGGGGCGGATTCGGTAGCCCACCGGAACGGCGCTCCGGTTGAGCAGCATAAACCTTTGCGTATACGCCACCTGTTGGCGGCcgtcgtggcgctgctggcccGGGCGGAACCACACGACGCCAGGACTGCACTCCAGCGACGGCCGTGTGAGAggcacgcagagagaaagaagcTGGCAGGGTGCCTGGACGCAGTCGTCgggggaggcgcacgcggTTTCAGCGGATTCAGACGTGGGCAGGAACTGCACCCTCAGCAGCCCCTCCACCGCAGGCGCCTTGCCCGACAGGGAGggttgtggtggtgcacTGCACACAGCTTCGCACGCCTGTCGCCACGTAGAGCTTCCGGTGTGTGCGTCAACCTGCATGTCAAGCGCATCCATGCTATGTAGCGTGTACTCGTGCTCCGCCGCACCAGCCTCAGCTGTCGCCAAACCAGAGGCGAACAGTTCCGTCGACACATCATGGCCGGAGCGCCACAGGGCACACCGCACGATGGAAAACAAGCTTGCACTACCGCTCCTTTCGGCTTTGGGCAGCGACAGGGCAAAGCGCACTGACGAGCTGTTGCGGTTCGTTAACCTTATTGTTTTCGTGCAGAGCGACGCAGCCGAggcatctgctgctgctgttctccCCTCCATGTACTGCACCGCCGGAAAACGGACGCGCCGTTGTGAAGGCTCGACGGTTAGGTGTGGTCGGCCGCACCGCGCTCGCAGGCGCAACTCGATCGACGTAGAGTACTTGCGGGTCTCTTCCTGCAgtgcacgacggcggctTTCCATGAAGGCCAGAagcgcctgccgctcctctgcttcccgctgcagcacctccagtgACACAACGGAGCCTGGTCGCTGCGAGGTGACGGTCATCCTACCACTGCTTGCATCGCCGTCGGAGTTGTCGCTACCGCTGTCAGCGCCGCTCTCCGCCGGCTgggcagcagtagcagcagcagtggtggcaCAACCTTTGGCCACAAGTGCGTCACCAGTCACCGCGGCGCGGCTAGAGGCTCGCTGTGCTGTCTCCAAGGGCCATACCACACGACTGCCGCGCACCACTCGGCCGCCAGAGCGGGTACGCAGTGGCCGCATCACAGTCAACTGCGCCACCGACAGGCTGGGTCCGCCTGAACCgcccgccgcagccgccggaTCGGTGGCTGGGTTTGCTCCGCTGAGTGGGTGGGCCACGCGCTGGGACGGGTAGCGGTCCGCGTAGCGAGCGTAGAAGTCGTCGACGAGGAAGACGTCGTTCAGCTCGCTGTGAGCCAGCACCGCGTGGACGCAGACACTGCCCTCCCACCAGTGCTCGGAAGGCGGCAACattgcctcctcctcgtcctcctcgtcttcgctATCGTCCGCGGGATGGGCTGTGGGAGAACTCTTGGTCTCTGCCCTGCCGTGGCCCTTACCGCTATTCGAAGCAGCGTAGCCCAATGAGCTACCGCGGTCCTCATAGTACTCGCCCGCATCCGACCCTTCTGTGAgcttcgccgccggcgtgaACTCCAGCAGCACATCGCGCCGCGAGTGGGCGGGGATGCGCAGCTGGAACGGCATCGCTGTCACCCTCCCTACACGGTGACGCTCCTTCTCTCGATCCTCCGCGTTCATGGAGCACAACCTGAGCTCCACCTGATCCGCCGGCGCGTTCGGGTCGACGGCGTGCACAGCCAGGCCAAGCGGGCACGGGAATACCTCCACCGTCACGTCCATGTCGCGTGACACGCGGTTGATGAGCCAAATTGACCGCCGTGACGTTCCAAGCGGCGCAATCACGggcggcatcagcagcacctccttgCCGTCTCGCCCACCTTCCTTTACGAGCCCCGACGTGGCTGTATCAAGCACAATGGGCTTGCCGTACACCTCGTAATCGACAGGGATTTGAAGCCACGGCAGagccgcgccagcgcgcacgcacagctgCTCCGCGTAGCGGCCGGGTAAGCTGCACAGCAGGCGGACAGGCAGCCGCACCTGACTGTACGGGCCCAGACTGCCTGTCAGGGAACCGAGCAAGGTCACGCAGCTGCGACCGTCACCGAGaacctgctgcgcggcctcCACaatctgccgctgctcctgttGCACCGTTACGCCGCTCTGTACGCTCGTGATCCAGAAGGCCGGGAGCGTGGCGCCACTCttgccgccgttgctgttgcGCCCTGTTGCTGCCCTCGATGCCAGGGCTGAGAATGGCGACAGcggctgctcctgctgcttctgcagTTGAATCTGGGTGGTTttgcggctgctgcctgacgcaccggcgcggctttctcgcgcgctgctgctgacacTGCGACTGGTCCACCTCTCCGCCCTCTTGCGCTTGTCCAGAATGCCCTGCGCACCCGGCGCCTCCATCGGCAGTGGCGTGAAGAGCTTTGCACGCGCCTCGTAGTTCGCCTCGCAGCCAGTGTAGTTCTCCAGCACGACCGTCAGGGAGCGGCGGGAGATAGGGACGTCATCGGGTATGTAGTCGACCAGACTCAGCGCCGCACAGTAAGGGCGTGCCACGAGAGTGGTTGCCTGCTCCTCGCACATCAGTGAGCCATCCAGTGCGGCAGTGGGACGCGCGCACAAGGCAGCCTCGAGCGCGTTCCAGAGGAGTGCCCGCACGTACGCTTCTGTGGGCATGCGCAGCGGTGAAAAAGCTGCTCCGCGGTCGTTCGGCGACGCTTCCGGTACTACGTCCACGGAGACGGCCAGCGCCTCGACGGTGTCACACCGCACTTCCACGAACAGCGCCTGCCGGCTACGCTTCGACACAACGCCGAGCAGGGTGGAGTAGCAGTCCTTGGCCCTTGCCACAGTAGCGGTATGCCCCTGCGTACTCACAAGCGACGTTGATGTGTCACGCCGGTCGCCTCGGTTCACAAGTCCAAGAGGACCGGCTTCGAAGCGGCAGCGTACTGGCACTGTCAGCTGCTCCCCGGCGCATAAGACGTGCTCGGCCTTGTAATCGAGCTCCATGTACCATGGCGCCGGGGTTGCCGGAATGACGGTGAAGGCGGTGTCGAGCGCAGACCGGTTCGACACGTGGAAGGCTCCGGACTGCCACACGCCCTCCGGCACGACCCCGAACTGCACGACGGGATCCTCAATGacgagcagcggctgctgaaTCGTTGCCCGCGTCTCGATCGCGACtgacgcgccgccgtcacgcacGGTGAGCTCGAAAAACGTCTGCGCGTCCTCGGTGGAGACGACCTTGCGATACACCGTGACCTCGACCGTGTTGccagcgccgaggcggcaCGATTCGGGAATGAACACGAAGCGCGGTGGGTGGCGCATGAGCGGGTCGCAGAGGTCGAATACGACAGGGATGGAGTTCGGGTTCGACACGGTgaaggaggccgccgcctcctggCCGATCTCGATCAGCCCAAAGTCCAGCAGCTCAGCGCTGGTCATAACAGTCGGCCCAACGCCGGTGGCCGTGACATGCAGAGCGTAATAGCCCCAGTCCTCAGCGTGTTGCTGTTGGTGCGCGTCCTCCACGGCTGTCACCATCACGGGGAGCGTCCCTCCGCTGGCGCTGTTGGCTGTGAGTGGACGCTTGCCGACCCTCAGCGTCCCCTCCTGTGGTGGCGAGGTCAAGAGTGTGCGTCGGCCCGCCACaccggcgctggtgcaccCTCGTGGATTTGCCAGCAAGGAGAGTGACGTGCACTTTGAGAGCCCGGCCGTGGAAGCGGTGCTCACTGCGGCCAAACGCGCGCACAACAGCTCCACCTCTGGTACCCAGCACGGTACAATGGCGTAGTGCGGCCCGATTGCCTCCAGCGTGAAGTGGACAGTGATGGTTACCGTGCTGTGTGGTGGAATACGGCCCTTGCGAGGCTGGCACTGAACGGAGATGCCGTCACTGGGTGCAAAGGAGGCGCGCCAGCGCTCATGCGTGAGGTTGGTGCTCGTGCGCTCGGATAGGTATCCATGCTCCTGGACAGAAGCGGCAAACTCGGCAGCGGTTGGGTCCAGCACAAAGTGCATCTCGATGGGCGAATTGTTCTGCAGCGACACCGTGCGCGTTGTCCGGGACTGGATGAGACACTCGACGCGTTCCTCGAGCACCGCCGGGTCGATGGAGAGGGTGGGCAGCACCGGCTGCTGATAGGTCAAGAAGCCGGTGGCGAAGACGGCGTCAGCGCTGCCATGGCCATCGTGCTGGCCTGGCGCGGTTTGAAACCGTGCGAAGACGGCGATAGGGTCCAGGTAAGTCATCTGAAGTCCATTGGgaagcgccgctgcacgcacagcgtcgtcggcgagAGGGCTGCCACCGTCTTGCGTCGAACCATGCAAGCGCCAAGGAATGGGTCGATTGCGGCGGTACAGTTCCAGCACCCCCGCGTCCACAGACGGTAGCTTCGCCGCATTCCGTGGCGCGGCGGGGTCGGGCATCTTGTCCAGGAAGAGGTTGTAGAGCgtctgcagcggctgcagtgtGCGCGGTGTCACGGTGAGGATGAACGTGGTCGTGCTCATCGGTGGCAGTACTCCAAAGGTCGGTGTGATGTGAGAAGTCCTGCTGGCGCCCACACCAGCGGCAGTGACTTCGGTGGAGGTAGTGGTAAGCTGCGGCCTCGGGGCACACGCCTGGTCTCTCTCGTCGGTACCCCTCTGATCCTCCtccgcatcgctgccgctctcctccgtgAATGGCAgctcgcagccgcgccagTGGTAAGGCAGCGGGACGGCGCAGTCGTTGCTCACCGTCACCGACACCTCCGTCGGCACACCTGGTATCGTGCCCCTCAGAAGGATATGGAGTGGCGCCTCGctcttgcgctgctgccactgcggcACGGCACATTCCTGAACCAGCTGCGGCCCAAGCGAGGTGATCCTAACACGTGGCGCAACACCGACGCCGAAGAGCGCCAGTGTATGCTCTGCAAGGACGGGGCTGTCTGCGGCATCgctggcgcacaccgccacaGTGACACTCGCCTCACATGGGCCCTCCGACAATGGACAGAACGACACCTGGAGTGGCATAGCGTGGCTGGGGGGCAGCGTCGtggacaccaccgccggcagcgacacGGTAAACTCCGGTGACGAGCTCAGGACGTGCACCACTGCCGTGGAGCCTGTGTTCTCGAGGTAAAGCCCCTGCTTCACTTCGGCGAGGATAAGCACCTCGCCAAAGGTCACAACTGCTGCGGAGGAGTCGCTCACATCCAGGCGCACTGCGCGAGAGGCAAGCGCGTCGTGAGTGAtgagcggtggcgcctgtgcagcggcagaccCACTTGCATCCATCGTattggcgccgtcgctggcccctccctccgcccaAACCACCGGTGCCGGGTCGGGCGCCAACGTCTCCGTGCCTTCTGTGGGCCGCGTGACGGCCACAGTGGGGCCGCGCCACCACTCAAagtgcggcagcaccacccgCGCCTGCAACGGCACGGACATGAACCGCCACTGTGCGCCCTCTCCGGTCCGATCATTGAACTCTCGCGTCACGCCCATCTCCAGCACCGTAtccaccgtcgccgtggaTGCCTCGAAGGAGGTGGGGCAGAAGATAACCTCCACCTCTACGTACCCGCCGCAGCTCAGCGGCGActctggcgccaccgccgtcgcagcagcaccggagGGTGCGATGCAAATGGAGCGGTACGTGAGCCACGGGTGCGAAGCCGGCTTCAGACGCAGCCGGGTTCGGTAGGCATTGTTAGTCACAAACCGGACGACCTGCCGGCTCGGCACCCCTACGCAGgtggagacagagagacggcCGCCATCGATGGAGCACTGAACGCCATCGAGAGGGTTCGCAGTCGACAAGGAAAaggcgccgcctcgcacacAAGACGGCGCCGGCAGAGCCTGGCCCCTCTGCCGAGGGCTACTAGTGCTGCCACCGGTGGTGACCCGTTTCCTGGTGCCCGGCTGCGTTTGTGACTGCTTCTGCTCCCGAAAGGAGTGCGCTGGCCGATGTTTTGACTCCCTGGTGCCGCTACTATCTGCATCGCTTGCATGAGGAGGTAGCAGCGGCGACCCTGCGctgacgccggcgcagcgcgctgctgttTCAAGCAGGGGTGGCAGCAAACTGCTGCGGGCGGTAGCGGCTGGGCTCTTGCGCGTCATCcctggcgcgtgtgtgcgcagctGATCCTTCAGCGCCTCGACCACGTCTGCAGCCGCGCAACTTTCTCGGTGCACATCAGCGGCAAAGGTGTTTGTCATGGCGGGGCGATAGCCGTACTCCTTCTTGAGCATCTCATTGTATTCAACGGCAAACCGGTGGGCGTCGATCAAGAACGGCGGCGGTACCGCGAGCGCCGATGCGTCCTCCGTCTCTtggcggctgcgacgggGGTTCGCcgagacagcagcgccgcttttGTCTACGATGTGCGCGCGGGCCTCTGTGGAGCTACCGGTGCGCCCCAAACGGCCATCCTTCCTCGCCTTCTGTCGGGTCCCGCCAAGGCTACTcagagcggcgccgctccgctCCGATGTGCAGCGTAGCGTGGTTGTGGCTGTCCCTTCGCTGAGCGCGAACGAGGCCCTGCGGCGCTTATGCGTGGAATACCGGGCTGGGTGGAATACAGACGAAGcgtgtggcgccgccacTACTGGAGCGGGTACAGTGGGACCTGCGGTGAAAGTAGGGACTTCAAGCACTTCACACAAAGCGTACGCGCCGGCTGGCTTGCTggtgaagcggcgcagctcatGCGCTTCTCTTTCCAAGTACAGCTCCACTTGCCTCTGCGTGCTGCTCAGCTGATCAGCGTACTGCACGGCGAGCTGGCGCGCtggtcgtcgctgctgggcTTCCGTGGCAGCTTGAATGCTTTGCTGAAGAAGCGCCTCACGCTTGGCATTAAAGAGAGCCACCTCGGACTGTCTCTGCTGATGTGCCTGCCTCGACCTGGGCCGCTTCGTGTTGGACCgcgcagacgacggcgacgacggtggcggtggcggcgactTCGCATTTACAGACCGCGACAGCGAGACAGCCGAGGCGAGGTGTGGGAAAACGCCCGGGTGCTCCTTGAGCAGTTGCGCATCCACCTCCGCCTTGCAGCgagcctccagctcctgctgcgaCTGTGCCGCGACCTGCTCatgctcctgctgcagctg
Protein-coding sequences here:
- a CDS encoding putative protein transport protein Sec24C, with translation MYNPQGHSSNPYGGGYGGYGAYGSAAASGGTPAASSYHDPNQGHGAQASYYGGATQQAAAPPQQPAPAGPSSYSYDSYGYTAGAAPSAAAAPASAYPYGSAATSAQASCANALSINSSASPSSAPAPSVAGYNSYGYQAVATASAPSRQPAPSAPGSAYPPPRGTSSTAAAASDPYPAPSSARPEPVAQQLPPEPTQPYSDAMLGSGARGNNRPLRALARQPPTRIVNVCSVPNPERSIPRKSGAPIEYLTCTNEPPYATVDFLGLDNGNANSKFFRPSMLCAPGEERLVKDSHIPFGAILSPLCQPLHNKEVVPLVKQPKPPVRCHRCRGYMSCHARLLEMGRKWECPLCEVTNDVIGDDLDAVDGMGRRVNAADHPEMGFGSVEFDVDDFPEYALRTEDNVVLPSRPLHHLFLIDISRDAGQRFLSDYAEAIRAALQRMAELTPECKVSFITFASQLHFYDFRHPDMPQMCVPDVENPFVPLPFTGLCWMEVGAELERLGAFLSRLPRMAANVDESDCALGAAVKAATLVLAGQHGGRVIMCASRHPQRGIGQIVLREQHKLYGTDREKELLRPIEGFWTTTATAAARQQISFDLFMFATGYCELVTLSNVCHVTNGRVFLFSNYDPLVDNTKVSASMQQLLTEEAGYAGILRVRCSTGLHVQRYRGHYLSQTVQDMDLASITGGSTFFVEFAHEDHLPKDNYAHFQTALLYTTRSGHRRVRVQSCRLRVASSLTVLFRNMDLEAILFGFIQDIMVEAVNKGPQQARQGMTDRLIKAFSSYRQYCASDKLSGEYEDIKTAARDKKNTLLMPPRLKLLPVYLLCLMKSDALTEGTVVHIDHRVASIFDLVAMPAYKLLSYLYPSLYCLDDLESDPTIGTLDVTTGNCILPHHRQLLFDSVARDGTYALCDEQARLVYMWIGENVPPKIANTLFGTPDAASVCVAGGPGEECFSERLRNVLYALMLREDGMRRLIVIHHGERSEDAFFKELKEEMGTSKMGYDEYLTHLHRTIQTHVL